The genomic region CTTCCGGCCGTTCACGGCGGTGACGAAGCTGTGGCTGTTTGAAAACCAGATTTCGGTTTATCGCGGGCTGGTCGTCCTGTGGCAGGCCAGCGAGCTGTTCCTGTTCCTCATCCTGTTCGTGTTCACGGTGTGTTTCCCCTTCGTGAAGATCAACGCCATGCTCGTGCTATGGCTGCATCCCAAGCTCGACAGCGACCACGCCCGGAAGCTGTTTCACTTCGTCGCCAACCTCGGCAAGTGGTCGATGCTCGACGTGTTCGTGGTGGCGATTCTCGTGCTGACGGTGAAATCTGGCGGTGTGGCCAGCATCAAGGTTGAGGACGGTTTCTTCCTGTTTTTCATTTCCGTCATGCTGACACAGTTCGCCTCGTTGTGGACGGGCAAGGTGGTTGCCCGGCTGAACCATTGAACCCGCCGGAAAGATGCGGGGCGACGCGCCGGTTAAAACACTTCCGCCTTCAGCCCCGACACGAGCCGGACGGTTTGGGCGATACGGGAGAGGCTTTTCAGCGGGAGATGACTGCAGCCGACGTTCTGTATCGGGCGCGAGGCTGAATAGATTTGCACCAGCGAAATCTGCGCCCCCTTCTCCTTCAACTCGCGCAACCGGAGCGCAAACTGCTCGATTTCCTCGGCCGGCGGCTCCTCGCCGTTGATGGCGGGAAAGAGGCTTTGAATCACCACGGGCCGTTGCTGGCCGACGAGCACAATGTTCGCCAGCGTCTGTTCCAGGGTCACACTGCGCGGACGGTTGACGCGGTTGATGTAGGCCTGCGTGCCGCCGTCGAGCTTGATCCAGATTTCGTCCTGGCGCGTCAGGAGTTTCAGCCCCTGTTGAACTTCCGGGCGGTCCAGCCCGGAGCCGTTCGTGATCAGGACCAGTTTGAAGAAGGGGAATTTGCCCAGCGCACGGATGTGCACCACCTCGCGCACGGCCGTGGCAAACTGCGGTGACAGCGTGGGTTCACCATCGCCGCTGAGCGCCACATGCCGCAGTTCCAGCAGTTCCACCGGCAGATTGCGATAGGCCGGCCGTTCCCGCAGTTGATTGGAGGCCACGAATTCGAGCGTGCGCTGCAATTCGACCGCCATCACGTCCGTGTCGAGCCGGGTGTCGCGCGGCGGCTGGGTGCGGTTCACCTCGCAATACACGCAGTCGAAGTCGCAGTAGCGGTCGGGGTTCAAGTTGACGCCCACTGACAAGCCGCGGGCCCGGGGTGAGAGCACGACATAGACGAACCGATTGTCGAGGAAGTCGCGCGGGCAGCCGAACGCCGTTTCGCGGGGCAGGTGCGACAGCGAACCGCCGCGCCGTTTCTTGTCGAACGGCTCGGTCGCAACGGCGGATTTGGAAGTCAACTCTTCCACAGTATTCATTGGCAATCTAGGTTTGCGCCGGCCCGCCTACTACACCCGCCTTGGCAATTCTCGGCCATTTCTTGGCAGGTCGCCGGATTCGGCGCCGGTCCGGCACGACATCATTGACCGGTCTAGCCAAGCCGGGACGTGGGCACTGGATAACTCGAGATGGCGCGCATGTATTGGGCGCGCTCAAAGGCGCTCGGATCGGCACAATTCCTCTGGCTCAAGCTGCCCTTGAGCTGCGTCACCGATTCGTATTCGTGTTCCTCCAGCCACGCGACCAGGTCCTTTTCCACGTCGGCGATGTGCTTGACACCGTGCCGCAACAAGGTGGAGCACAGCAT from Verrucomicrobiia bacterium harbors:
- a CDS encoding paraquat-inducible protein A encodes the protein MGAKIARSSLLAAHPRAGGAIVAMLVLALGFFIAGLFRPFTAVTKLWLFENQISVYRGLVVLWQASELFLFLILFVFTVCFPFVKINAMLVLWLHPKLDSDHARKLFHFVANLGKWSMLDVFVVAILVLTVKSGGVASIKVEDGFFLFFISVMLTQFASLWTGKVVARLNH
- a CDS encoding radical SAM protein; this encodes MNTVEELTSKSAVATEPFDKKRRGGSLSHLPRETAFGCPRDFLDNRFVYVVLSPRARGLSVGVNLNPDRYCDFDCVYCEVNRTQPPRDTRLDTDVMAVELQRTLEFVASNQLRERPAYRNLPVELLELRHVALSGDGEPTLSPQFATAVREVVHIRALGKFPFFKLVLITNGSGLDRPEVQQGLKLLTRQDEIWIKLDGGTQAYINRVNRPRSVTLEQTLANIVLVGQQRPVVIQSLFPAINGEEPPAEEIEQFALRLRELKEKGAQISLVQIYSASRPIQNVGCSHLPLKSLSRIAQTVRLVSGLKAEVF